CCATGGCTTTTCCAAACCGCAATTCCTCCCGTTTGTGGGCAAGGATGGAATTTAAAATGGGATGAACGCCCGTCATTTCTTCCTCTTGTATGGCAGATACACCGGTTTCCATATCCTGCCCTTGATTATTTCCCTGGGGGTTTTACCGGGCGGCGGCGCCGGGGCCACTCCCTGGCTTACCGCCGTATCGAACACCGCCTCGGCCACTTCAACGCTTACCTTGGGCAGGTCCACAACCCTTGGAAACACGCAATGGGTCTGCGCGGCGTCGGGCGGCATAAACTCCGACAGCCTGTGGGATGCGGCGGTGAACATTTCATCTGTTATGGATTTCGCCCCGCAGGCGATGGCGCCAAGCCCCACCCCTGGGAAGATAAACGCGTTGTTCCCCTGCCCCACCCTGTATGTTTGGCCTTCAAATGTTACAGGCGGGAACGGGCTCCCGGTGGCTACTATGGCCCGGCCATGGCTCCACTCGTAAATATTCTTGGGCAAAGCCTCGGTCTGGCTGGTGGGGTTGCTCAATGGGAATATCACCGGCATCGGAGTATTCACGGCCATTGCCTCCACCACCGGTTTTGTGAATGTTCCCGGCTGGCCGGAAAAACCCAGCAGGACGGTGATCCTGGCGTTGGCCACAACCTCTTCCAGCGTTATCTTTTCCGGGTTGGCCACGTTCCACTCCACCACCATGCCGCCATGCTTGGCGAACTCCATTTTGTAGCTTTCAGGGTCGGCCCTGTCTTGCGTTACAAGCCCGCGGCTGTCCACCACGTATATCCTGTTACACGCCTCATGCCTTGAAAGCCCTTTGCCTATCAACTCGTTCCTTATCTGCCGGGCCACGCCCATCCCCCCGGCCCCGGCGCCATACACCAGGAACTTTTGATCCGTAATGTCGGCGTCGGATATCTTCATGGCCCCGGTGATGCCCGCCAGCACCACGGCGCCGGTACCCTGGATGTCGTCGTTGAAGGAAAGCAGGGAACCCCGGTAAGAGTCCAGGTTGGTAAAGGCGTTGCTCTTGGAGAAATCTTCCCACTGCAGAAGCGCCTTGGGGAAATTGGTTTTCACCCCGTCCACGAACTTGCCTATGAACTCATCGTACTCGGCTCCGGTGAGCCGTGGCTTTCTTACCCCAAGGTATAAAGGATCGTTGAGAAGAGCCTTATTGTTGGTGCCCACGTCCAGCGAAATGGGAAGACATACCCATGGGGGAATGCCCGCGCCAAGCGTGTAAAGCGAAAGCTTTCCTATGGGTATGTTCATGCCCCCGGCCCCCTGGTCGCCAATACCCAAAATCCCCTGGTTGTCTGTGACCACGATTATCTCTATCTTCTCCGCCGGGAATGGGATGTTGCGGGCCATCCTGCCCATGTCTTCCACGTTGTCGGGGGTGATATAAAGCCCCCGGGCGTGCCGGAAAATGTGGCTCCCTTTCTGGCAGGCTTCCCCCACGGTAGGGGTGTAGATAATTGGCGCCATCTCTTCCAGATGGGCCGCCACCAGGGCATAAAAAAGGGTTTCGTTCCTGTCTTGTAGGGAACGCAGGTGGATGTATTTTTCAATGTTGGTGGGCTTGGAAAGATAATTTTCGTAAACCCTTATGCTCTGCTCCTCCAGGGTGGCCACGTGGGCCGGAAGAAGGCCCGCCAGCTCGAACTCGCGCCGCTCCTCTTCCGTAAACGCCGTCCCCTTGTTGAGCAGATGGTGGTACAGGATGTCAGACCCTACTTCATCTATCTCCATGTACGGTTCGCCGTTTTTATCGCTGGCTATACGGAAGTGGCTCATTTTTTTAATCTCCCGTTTGAATGAACACCCCTGGATTTATCCATCATCATTGCGCCGGGCGCAAAAACTCTCAAGGGTTTTTTGAGCCACGCCGATAAACAACGTAATAGGGCCGGAAATCCCCCGCGAAGGAATGTGGGGCGGCAAGATTACCAAGGAGGGTAACATCATGGATACTGTGAATATTTTTGGGAGCGACCACAAGGGGGCCATCTTAAGGGCCTATCCGATGAAGAAACGATTGCCACAGCTGGGCGCGGGAATGAATCTTTTTGATAAACCAGCGACAGCCGCCGGAAATTCCCGCCTCCGGGTACAGCCGGGTGGAGGTTTTGTGGCTTTAACAGCCTGATTTAACGTCGCATATCGTTCTTCAGGCCCGCCAGTTCCATTGGGGCGGGCCTGTATTCTTATTTAACGGGGGAACAACTCGCCACTAAATGTATAAATCATGTTATTACAATATGTTATCACCTATTTAGGCTGTCCGCTTATTTTTGGAAGGCAGTTTTAACTTGTTCCAAATGTCTCGTTTCACGCATATCTGGCATTTGACTGGCGCTTGTTTATTAGTTTAAAATATGCATTTTTAAATAGTGGAGGTACGGCGATGAAGAAGAAAATCGGTAAGGCGCCAACCTGTAAACATTGCGGTGGGGCCATGATAGACAGGTTCGATGAGCTAACCTGCGTCATGTGCGGCAGGATTTCTAGCCACTCGTGTGAAAACTGTTTGAAATTAGAGGAGGAAAGGCCGGCATCCGCAAAGCGGGGCGGTAAGAGGGCCAGCGCGGCCTAATTTGTATCTCATTGAATTTTATACGGCGGGGGGTTACACAAAACCTTCCGCCGTATTTTTTTAGCCGCGATAATTCCCCCTTCACATTACAATGAAAAACAAAGTGTTCATGGTTTCCCTGGGTTGCCCGAAAAACCAGGTGGATTCGGAGAAAACCCTTTACGCCCTCCAGCAAGCCGGAATGGAGATAGTGGCGGACGAAACCCAGGCGGACATCATAATCACCAACACCTGCGGTTTTGTGAACGACGCCAAGCAGGAGTCCATAGACACCATTCTGGAGCTTTCCCGGCTGAAAAAAACAAATCCCGATGTGAAACTCGCTGTAATGGGTTGTCTTTCTGAGCGGTACAGGGATGACCTCAAGAAAAGCATCCCGGAGATTGACCATATCTTCGGAACCGCGGAACTTTCGCATATCGTTAGCGATCTGGCGCCAAAGAAAATCGAGGCTCCCCATGACCCGGACGATTCGGCGCGCATCCTTACCACCGCCCCTCACTGGGCTTATCTTAAAATAGCCGAAGGGTGTTCCAACA
This DNA window, taken from Nitrospinota bacterium, encodes the following:
- a CDS encoding NAD-dependent malic enzyme; this encodes MSHFRIASDKNGEPYMEIDEVGSDILYHHLLNKGTAFTEEERREFELAGLLPAHVATLEEQSIRVYENYLSKPTNIEKYIHLRSLQDRNETLFYALVAAHLEEMAPIIYTPTVGEACQKGSHIFRHARGLYITPDNVEDMGRMARNIPFPAEKIEIIVVTDNQGILGIGDQGAGGMNIPIGKLSLYTLGAGIPPWVCLPISLDVGTNNKALLNDPLYLGVRKPRLTGAEYDEFIGKFVDGVKTNFPKALLQWEDFSKSNAFTNLDSYRGSLLSFNDDIQGTGAVVLAGITGAMKISDADITDQKFLVYGAGAGGMGVARQIRNELIGKGLSRHEACNRIYVVDSRGLVTQDRADPESYKMEFAKHGGMVVEWNVANPEKITLEEVVANARITVLLGFSGQPGTFTKPVVEAMAVNTPMPVIFPLSNPTSQTEALPKNIYEWSHGRAIVATGSPFPPVTFEGQTYRVGQGNNAFIFPGVGLGAIACGAKSITDEMFTAASHRLSEFMPPDAAQTHCVFPRVVDLPKVSVEVAEAVFDTAVSQGVAPAPPPGKTPREIIKGRIWKPVYLPYKRKK